The following proteins are co-located in the Micromonospora viridifaciens genome:
- a CDS encoding ABC transporter ATP-binding protein has protein sequence MATAGTADAASRAALFAVGADWAAELPECLDTQLGPGGMRLDAAKAQQLALARVVLADPHTVVLDEATSLLDPTTARRTERSLAALRQGRTVIAIAHHLHTAHAADRVAVVEGRRARSSARTTSWSPPMERTPRCGVRGTEPTRPSDRLAALTERCAPLSVFA, from the coding sequence ATGGCCACAGCGGGCACGGCCGACGCCGCGAGCCGCGCGGCCCTGTTCGCGGTCGGGGCGGACTGGGCGGCGGAGCTGCCCGAGTGCCTGGACACCCAGCTCGGCCCGGGCGGGATGCGGCTGGACGCGGCGAAGGCACAGCAACTGGCCCTGGCTCGCGTGGTCCTGGCCGATCCGCACACCGTGGTCCTGGACGAGGCCACCTCGCTGCTCGATCCGACCACGGCACGGCGCACCGAGCGGTCCCTCGCCGCCCTGCGCCAGGGCCGTACGGTGATCGCCATCGCCCACCACCTGCACACCGCGCACGCCGCCGATCGGGTCGCAGTGGTCGAAGGCAGGCGCGCACGGAGCTCGGCGCGCACGACGAGCTGGTCGCCGCCGATGGAGCGTACGCCGCGCTGTGGCGTTCGTGGCACGGAACCGACCCGCCCGTCTGACCGGTTGGCTGCGTTGACCGAAAGGTGCGCACCCCTTAGCGTATTCGCTTAG